A genomic segment from Glycine soja cultivar W05 chromosome 18, ASM419377v2, whole genome shotgun sequence encodes:
- the LOC114395025 gene encoding internal alternative NAD(P)H-ubiquinone oxidoreductase A1, mitochondrial-like has product MAWLRNLSKFATKRASSSQRPKNTDPFCLLPSFTFLSHFSSTNTIEEKPCVKPVEYNYSGLEPTRPHEKPRVVVLGSGWAGCRLMKGLDPRVYDIVCVSPRNHMVFTPLLASTCVGTLEFRSVAEPIGRIQPAISREPGSYFFLANCTQIDAHNHMVHCETVTEGVETIAPWKFTISYDKLVIALGSQPSTFGIQGVKEHAIFLREVHHAQEIRRKLLLNLMLSDVPGISEEEKQRLLHCVVVGGGPTGVEFSGELSDFITRDVRQRYVHVKDYIRVTLIEANEILSSFDDRLRRYATKQLTKSGVRLVRGIVKDVKPQKIVLNDGSEVPYGLLVWSTGVGPLPIIQSLDLPKAPGGRIGVDEWLRVSSVQDVFSIGDCSGFVESTGRQTLPALAQVAERQGKYLAALLNKIGKAGAGHANSAKEIEFGDPFVYRHLGSMASIGRYKALVDLRQSKEAKGLALAGFLSFFIWRSAYITRVISWRNRFYVFVNWITTVVFGRDISRL; this is encoded by the exons ATGGCTTGGTTAAGAAACCTCTCAAAGTTTGCCACCAAGAGAGCATCATCATCTCAAAGACCCAAAAACACTGACCCATTTTGTCTTTTACCCTCCTTCACTTTTCTCTCCCACTTCAGCAGCACCAACACCATTGAGGAGAAACCTTGTGTGAAGCCTGTTGAGTACAATTATTCGGGCTTGGAGCCAACAAGGCCCCATGAGAAGCCACGTGTGGTGGTGCTGGGTTCTGGTTGGGCCGGGTGCAGGCTCATGAAGGGCTTGGACCCTCGTGTGTATGACATTGTTTGTGTCTCACCTCGCAACCACATGGTCTTCACCCCTCTATTGGCCTCTACTTGTGTTGGAACTCTTGAGTTTAGATCCGTTGCTGAACCCATTGGGAGGATCCAACCAGCTATTTCTAGAGAGCCTGGTTCTTATTTCTTCCTCGCCAATTGTACACAAATTGATGCACATAACCATATG GTGCACTGTGAGACTGTAACCGAAGGAGTAGAGACAATAGCTCCCTGGAAATTCACAATCTCATATGATAAGCTGGTAATTGCATTAGGATCACAACCTTCCACTTTTGGAATTCAAGGAGTCAAAGAACATGCCATCTTTCTTCGTGAAGTTCACCATGCACAGGAAATTCGTAGGAAGCTGCTCCTGAACTTGATGCTGTCAGATGTTCCAG GGATTTCAGAAGAGGAGAAGCAAAGGCTTTTGCACTGTGTGGTTGTCGGGGGTGGTCCTACTGGAGTAGAATTCAGTGGTGAGCTTAGCGATTTTATTACGAGAGATGTTCGTCAAAGATATGTCCATGTAAAGGATTACATCCGTGTCACTCTAATCGAG GCAAATGAGATATTGTCTTCCTTTGATGATCGGCTTAGGCGCTATGCTACCAAGCAATTGACAAAG TCAGGAGTTCGTCTTGTTCGTGGCATTGTGAAAGATGTTAAACCTCAGAAGATTGTCCTTAATGATGGTTCTGAGGTTCCATATGGGTTGTTGGTATGGTCCACTGGTGTTGGTCCATTGCCTATAATTCAATCTTTGGATCTCCCCAAAGCTCCTGGTGGGAG GATTGGTGTTGATGAGTGGCTCCGTGTTTCTTCGGTACAAGATGTGTTCTCTATAGGAGACTGCAGTGGATTTGTTGAAAGTACTGGAAGACAAACACTTCCTGCATTAGCCCAA GTTGCAGAGAGGCAAGGTAAATATTTAGCAGCTCTATTAAACAAAATTGGTAAAGCAGGTGCAGGCCATGCGAACAGTGCAAAAGAAATAGAGTTTGGGGATCCATTTGTTTATAGGCACCTTGGAAGTATGGCATCTATTGGTAGATACAAGGCTCTTGTTGACCTTAGACAGAGCAAG GAGGCAAAAGGGTTGGCTCTGGCAGGATTtctgagtttttttatttggcGCTCGGCATACATCACACGTGTTATCAGCTGGAGGAACAGATTCTATGTATTTGTCAACTGGATTACAACTGTGGTATTTGGCCGTGATATAAGCAGATTATGA
- the LOC114395326 gene encoding jacalin-related lectin 3-like → MSFEEKPVSVGPWGGNGGYHWDDGVYSTVRQLVIVHGEGIDSIQIEYDKQGSSIWSLKYGGSGGYKIDKIKLDYPDEFLTSIEGYYGSLSQWGPIFIRSLSFESNKKLYGPFGVEQGTYFSLPMTGGKIVGFHGRYGWHLDAIGVNLKSSQQPKPSKALSYSQNNMTNATDNGRYSVIQGSVGQGYDIVLALKQKDDFGKSPTVKISSFKEPNNIEPKEKIVFVEKAPSMVEGVVTYGPWGGTGGYVFDDGPYTGVRQIDLSRNVGIVWIRALYDLDGEPVWGYKHGGAGGFKHEKIIFDFPYEVLTHISGYYGSLMYMGPAVIRSLTFHTTKRSYGPFGDEYGTYFTTKLREGKVVGIHGRSGLFLDSLGVHAIEGKVIVPVATSPSMEIISREPSISEIDNPQWLVVAKPAPVEQIKLEYPNEVLTCISGYYGSVTADEQPIIIKSLTFHTSRGQYGPFGDEVGKYFTSTTTEGKVVGLHGRSSMYLDAIGVHMQHWLGGIQKTSKLSFFKLF, encoded by the exons ATG AGTTTTGAGGAGAAACCTGTATCAGTTGGACCATGGGGTGGGAATGGAGGATACCATTGGGATGATGGTGTATATTCAACGGTTAGGCAATTGGTGATAGTTCATGGGGAAGGAATTGACTCCATCCAGATTGAATATGACAAGCAAGGGAGTTCTATCTGGTCATTGAAGTATGGTGGAAGTGGAGGGTATAAAATTGACAAG ATCAAGCTTGATTACCCAGATGAGTTCCTAACATCAATTGAGGGATACTATGGTAGCTTAAGTCAATGGGGACCAATCTTCATTCGGTCACTAAGTTTTGAGAGTAACAAGAAACTCTATGGACCATTTGGAGTTGAACAAGGGACATATTTTTCGTTGCCAATGACTGGTGGCAAGATTGTTGGGTTCCATGGCAGGTATGGTTGGCACCTCGATGCCATTGGAGTCAATCTGAAGTCATCTCAGCAACCAAAGCCTTCCAAAGCTTTGTCTTATTCACAGAACAACATGACTAACGCCACTGACAATGGTCGTTATTCTGTAATACAAGGAAGTGTTGGCCAAGGCTATGATATTGTTCTTGCTTTAAAACAGAAAGATGATTTTGGAAAATCTCCAACTGTCAAGATTTCTAGCTTCAAAGAACCAAACAATATTGAACCAAAAGAAAAG ATAGTTTTCGTGGAGAAGGCACCATCAATGGTTGAAGGTGTAGTGACATATGGACCTTGGGGTGGCACTGGTGGATATGTGTTTGATGATGGACCATACACAGGAGTTAGGCAAATTGACTTGTCCCGCAATGTTGGAATTGTATGGATTAGAGCTTTGTATGATCTGGATGGGGAGCCTGTATGGGGATACAAACATGGTGGGGCAGGAGGATTTAAACATGAAAAG ATAATCTTTGATTTTCCATATGAAGTTCTCACACATATATCTGGCTACTATGGATCTCTGATGTACATGGGGCCAGCTGTTATAAGGTCACTTACTTTCCACACCACCAAAAGGTCCTATGGACCATTTGGAGATGAATATGGAACTTATTTCACAACAAAGCTGAGAGAAGGGAAGGTTGTTGGTATTCATGGTAGAAGCGGCTTATTTCTAGATTCTCTCGGTGTGCATGCAATAGAAGGAAAAGTAATTGTGCCAGTGGCAACATCTCCTTCCATGGAAATCATCTCAAGAGAACCAAGTATTTCGGAAATAGACAATCCTCAATGGCtagttgttgccaaaccagcCCCAGTTGAACAG ataaaactggAGTACCCAAATGAGGTTCTCACTTGCATATCTGGCTATTATGGTTCAGTCACTGCTGATGAACAACCTATAATCATAAAGTCACTCACATTCCATACTAGTCGAGGACAGTATGGTCCATTTGGTGATGAAGTAGGGAAATACTTCACTTCAACCACAACAGAGGGCAAGGTGGTCGGTTTGCATGGGAGGAGTAGCATGTATTTGGATGCCATTGGGGTCCATATGCAACATTGGCTAGGAGGAATTCAGAAAACTTCAAAGTTATCCTTTTTCAAGCTATTTTGA
- the LOC114396493 gene encoding U-box domain-containing protein 44-like: MSIQYSPPPPPTLHSIRISLSLSDISTSPPDRRPFDTPRRFAAFAHRLSHLLLLPLPHSPPVHTALKGLSAELSKAAETVSVYNNGSKILVLVTCKILSSALQERAVAIAGWLALLASALPAAGDDDDLRKKVSDLARDMKLAQFKVSENEERVWCTLEKEGEGRESSKAVQSGIVMDLARALGFEPGDRAEFCNQVKLFKGDPFRSHSVPERRVLMSLERILSNWSVEPVPVSPNWDFEIVEDAAAPVFAFKSFLCPLTKEVMRDPVVVLESSQAYERTAIEYWFERCIQDGRDPTCPVTGRVLKSLELKPNIGLAGAIEEWVGRVVEYQIKSAVQYLSEDPLSVDHVERALDHVFKVSEEHPTRRYIIRNAGVVQLIVTVLSNNSKTIGSHLRSKALMTLLSLAEDEESRKIMLERGTTRLAIHSLIGNSEKEREHAIKLLLEFCNDEDCCVRIASEKGALVLLSSIAGNMEYPSLSNLAEEVLRQMERVEDNVQCLAAAGRFGPLISRLHDGSVGVKIEMASLVGRMTLTNSCKEQIARQGARVFVELLSNQEGSGPSLQALYNLSGLDGNATILIESSVLPSLIEVLFDEKDPSYELKSLAASTIANIVSKPGHWELASADKKGNPMQSEIVVLRLLGLLNSLPSQCQVIVLRILCGITSSPQASELVASHITSKGGFGSVIPFLEHPEVEHRVFAFKLTRLISEWFSQYIANELRLSNKLTVLKEKLLNNQSTSDERSDAAQILANFSLSEGEIQTLLGGDFVEWTAVTLKNQRRISNARSSYTASGMQEGLIGLLLHFTRNLDQQTLNIVRENRLMGIFCEQLDYTSKAKVKQLAAIGLKHLSEFGRSVTARDSKPPSSSGFCSFLVLMCGKASSQPSMCPIHNCLCDEDSQLCLLKSNCIKPLVDILHDNDTDVQLAAVDALSTLVLDYTSCSFKRVVDELEHLGAIDSLITLFTEVRSEELQEKTIWMIEKILRVDNVSDRYALNHSLVRALVESFKHGNTNTRKHAQDALTLLKQLSGVSGKTSSQTRARR, encoded by the exons ATGTCCATCCAGTATTCCCCGCCCCCGCCGCCCACCCTCCACTCCATCCgcatctccctctccctctccgaCATCTCCACTTCCCCGCCGGACCGCCGCCCCTTCGACACGCCCCGCCGCTTCGCCGCCTTCGCCCACCGCCTCTCCCACCTCCTCCTTCTCCCGCTCCCGCACTCCCCGCCCGTCCACACCGCCCTCAAGGGACTCTCCGCCGAGCTCTCCAAGGCCGCCGAGACCGTCTCCGTCTACAACAACGGAAGCAAGATACTCGTCCTTGTCACCTGCAAAATCCTCTCTTCCGCCCTCCAAGAACGCGCCGTCGCCATCGCCGGCTGGCTCGCACTCCTTGCTTCCGCCCTCCCCGCCGCCGGCGATGACGACGACCTCCGCAAGAAGGTGTCCGACCTCGCTAGGGACATGAAGCTCGCACAGTTCAAA GTCTCAGAGAACGAAGAGAGGGTTTGGTGCACGCTGGAAAAGGAAGGGGAAGGGAGAGAGAGCAGCAAAGCAGTTCAGAGTGGTATTGTCATGGATTTGGCTCGTGCTTTGGGGTTTGAGCCTGGTGATCGTGCTGAGTTTTGTAACCAAGTGAAGCTCTTCAAAGGTGATCCTTTTAGATCCCATTCTGTGCCTGAGAGAAGGGTATTGATGTCCTTGGAGAGGATTCTTAGTAACTGGTCTGTGGAGCCTGTCCCTGTGAGCCCTAATTGGGACTTTGAAATTGTTGAAGATGCTGCTGCTCCTGTTTTTGCATTTAAGAGTTTCCTCTGCCCCTTGACCAAGGAAGTCATGAGGGACCCTGTGGTTGTTCTGGAGTCCTCTCAGGCCTATGAGAGGACTGCAATTGAGTACTGGTTTGAACGGTGCATCCAGGATGGCCGTGACCCCACTTGTCCGGTCACTGGCAGGGTTCTTAAGTCCTTGGAGCTGAAGCCTAATATTGGGTTGGCTGGAGCAATTGAAGAGTGGGTTGGAAGGGTTGTTGAGTATCAAATCAAATCTGCAGTGCAGTATCTGAGTGAGGATCCCTTGTCTGTTGATCATGTTGAGCGTGCTCTGGATCATGTTTTTAAGGTTTCTGAAGAGCACCCCACTAGAAGATACATAATCAGGAATGCTGGTGTTGTGCAGCTGATAGTGACTGTGCTCAGTAATAACTCCAAAACTATTGGATCGCATTTGAGAAGCAAAGCTCTAATGACTTTACTTAGCTTGGCAGAGGATGAAGAAAGCAGG AAAATAATGCTTGAACGGGGCACTACTAGATTGGCCATACATAGTCTTATTGGGAACtctgagaaagagagagaacatGCTATCAAGTTATTACTAGAGTTCTGCAATGATGAAGATTGTTGCGTAAGAATTGCATCAGAAAAAGGTGCATTAGTTCTTCTCTCAAGTATAGCAGGAAATATGGAGTATCCATCCTTGTCCAATTTAGCTGAGGAAGTCTTAAGGCAGATGGAGAGGGTAGAGGATAATGTTCAATGTTTGGCAGCAGCTGGAAGATTTGGACCATTGATTTCACGGTTACATGATG GCTCTGTTGGTGTAAAGATAGAGATGGCTTCTCTGGTGGGAAGGATGACCTTGACAAATAGCTGTAAAGAACAAATTGCAAGGCAAGGTGCCAGAGTATTTGTCGAACTTTTGTCTAATCAAGAAGGAAGCGGACCAAGCCTTCAAGCATTGTATAACTTGTCAGGGTTGGATGGCAATGCAACCATCCTTATTGAATCTTCAGTCCTTCCATCTCTTATAGAAGTTTTATTTGATGAGAAGGATCCATCATATGAGCTGAAGTCATTAGCTGCTTCAACAATTGCGAATATTGTATCTAAGCCAGGGCATTGGGAATTAGCATCTGCTGACAAGAAAGGAAACCCAATGCAGTCAGAAATTGTTGTTTTAAGACTTTTGGGGCTTTTAAACAGTTTGCCCTCTCAGTGTCAAGTGATAGTTCTTCGCATTCTTTGTGGTATTACATCATCTCCTCAGGCATCAG AGTTAGTAGCCAGTCATATCACGTCCAAGGGTGGCTTTGGATCGGTCAtaccatttcttgaacatccaGAAGTTGAACATAGAGTGTTTGCTTTCAAGCTAACAAGACTAATATCTGAATGGTTTAGTCAATATATTGCAAATGAGTTGAGACTGTCAAACAAACTTACGgtactcaaagaaaagctgtTAAATAACCAATCTACAAGTGATGAGAGATCAGATGCAGCACAGATACTTGCAAATTTTTCCCTCTCAGAAGGTGAAATACAGACACTTTTAGGAGGTGATTTTGTGGAATGGACTGCTGTTACTCTTAAGAACCAGCGGCGCATTTCCAATGCAAGGTCTTCTTATACTGCATCAGGCATGCAGGAAGGTCTTATAGGTCTCTTGCTTCACTTCACAAGGAACCTTGATCAACAAACTCTTAATATAGTTAGAGAAAATCGCCTTATGGGTATTTTCTGTGAGCAGCTGGATTATACttcaaaagcaaaggtgaaacaACTCGCTGCCATTGGATTGAAACACCTATCAGAATTTGGAAGGTCAGTTACTGCTAGGGACTCTAAACCACCATCTTCCAGTGGGTTCTGCTCTTTCCTCGTGCTCATGTGTGGGAAAGCCTCTAGTCAACCTTCCATGTGCCCCATTCACAACTGCCTGTGTGACGAAGATAGTCAGCTGTGCCTGCTTAAGAGCAACTGTATCAAACCCCTTGTTGACATCCTCCATGACAATGACACTGATGTTCAGCTTGCTGCAGTGGATGCACTATCTACTCTAGTACTAGATTACACGTCTTGCAGTTTCAAAAGAGTTGTGGATGAGCTTGAGCATCTGGGTGCAATTGATTCTCTTATCACTCTCTTTACAGAAGTTAGATCTGAGGAGCTTCAAGAGAAGACAATTTGGATGATAGAAAAGATATTGAGAGTAGACAATGTCAGCGATCGGTATGCACTCAATCATTCTCTTGTGCGAGCTTTGGTTGAATCCTTTAAGCATGGGAATACCAACACAAGGAAACATGCTCAAGATGCTTTAACCCTCCTAAAGCAGTTATCAGGAGTTAGTGGAAAGACATCAAGTCAAACTCGAGCTAGAAGATAG